The genome window GCCGGCGGTCGTTTCCGCGGGATGCGAATGAGGGCACTTTGGGAGACGGTGCAGGGCGCTGCGTGCGAAGGGTGAGAGTATGACCATGGACGACGGGGCCGATCCGCCGGGAGGCGAAAAGAGGCAGAAGAAGAAGCGCGACGAACTCCTCGGGAAGGTGTTCGTCCTCAAGGACCTCGTGGACTACCAGGAGGGGACCGTTGCGAGCAGGATGATCGTCGACCGGGACGCGGGGAGCATCACCGTCTTCTCCTTCGACGAGGACGAGGGGTTGTCCGAGCACACGGCCCCCTACGACGCGGTCGTGACCATCCTCGAGGGCGAGTGCGAGGTCTGGGTCGCGGGGACGACGCACCGCATGAGGGAGGGCGAGACGATCATCTTCCCCGCGAACGTCCCGCACGCCCTCTCCGCCGTGACGAGGTTCAAGATGGTCCTCACGATGATCAGGGGGTGACCATGCCGGGCGAGGAGAAGGAGGGGATCTACTGCACGGTGTGCGGCGGGATCCCCCCTGACCAGGTGAAGATCCGCAAGGTCGTGATCGACGGGAAGGAGACAGGGATCGACAGGCTGGACTGGATCCTCGCGGACGTCTCCTCCCTCGGTCTCCAGGACGACGACGCGATCACCGACGCGATCGTGGAGCGCGTCCAGAAGTTCAACTACATCCCGGGCAAGAAGATGGCCGAGTACCGTGCCGCACTCCTCCGCGAGTACAAGGCGTTCCGGTCGGGGCGGCGGGCGGGCGTGGACGACGGCGCGTGAGCATCGCCGCGGTATTTTTCTGGGTGCGAGAACCGCGGAACTTTGGTGTCAGGAATCGGAAATCCCCTTCCCGGGATATCGTTTTGGAACAGTGTACTGAGGACCACGCGGGAATCACGGGAAGGGAAAGGGGGAGTGTTCCTGCCGCCCGCGGAATGCGGCACTCTCACGCTTTTTTTTGCGGAATGGTCCGATGTTGCCCCCGGAAAAAATGGAGGATTCCTCGTTTTTGCGCTCGGCAAGTGCACGGAATCAGCCACCCCTCCTACCGGGAATACCTTCCGGGGCACGTCCCCCCTGTTTTTCCACTGCGTCATGGGGGTATCTTTGGGAGGGGACGTCGGGGCGCCCGCCTCTCCGCACAGGGAGAATCGCCCTTTGGGGGAGAATGCCCCGGAGAAGAGGAAAGAGAATCTTCGTTTTTTCCGCGGGGAGGTCTCCCGCACCGGATCCCTGCAGCCCTCGGGTCATGGGGATCACCCCCTCTCCCGGGGCGGTCCGGCCCAAACGGGGACCACGTGGATCTCCCGCCGGCATAGCCCCGTCACCTATAACCCTCCCCGCCGCGATAGGATCCCCCATGGAACGGGACGCGCTCTCTGCCATCCACCTCGCCGCGGGGATAGCCGCGAGGGCGCACGCCGGCCAGGCGAGGAAGGACGGGATCACCCCCTACATCGTCCACCCGGCCCGCGTCGCGACGCTCGCTGCCCGGTTCGGCGGGGACCACGTCGCCATCGTCTCCGCGTGGCTCCACGACGTCTTCGAGGACTGCGCCCCGGGGGCGTGCGCTGCTGCCCGCAAGGAGATCGGGGCACTCCCGCTCCCGGAGGGAGAGGCGCGGGCGGTCATGGCGATCGTGGAGGCGCTCACGAAGGACCCCTCCCTCCCGAAGGAGGTGCAGATCCCCGACTCCCTCGACCGGATCCTCGCCGCCCCTCCGCAGGCTGTCCTCGTCAAGCTCTGCGACAGGATCGACAACCTCCTCGACGCGGAGCTCCGGGGCGGTGGGTTCAAGGAGGCGTACTTCCGCAAGTCGCACCTCGTCCTCGAAAGACTGCGGGACGCCGGCGTGCGGCACGGGTACGGCGGGGCGGTCGCCGTGATGGAGGCGCTGCTCGGGGAATGAAGGGAGGGGTGAAAGGGGGTTTCTCCAGTAGCGTCACCCCCCTCTCGATTCCCTGCCCACTCCAGGCCCCGCAGTTTGCCCCCATTTTTCGATCTGCGCGCGATAAGTGTCCCGTTTCGAAATCCGCACCAATCTATATCCCCGTCTCCTCCCCACCGATCCCTTGCCCCGGAACGGGGCAGGAGTATCAGCGAAAATGGCAGACTTCGTGCAAAGGTCTGTGACCAAGACCGCGGTGAGGACGTTCTCGTCCCCGATCGCGGACGCATCGGCGTTGAACACCATCGTCGCGAACCTCATCGCGAACAACCCGCTCGGCTGCACGAGCTACGAGGTCGGCGGCGAGACGATGCCGGGAATCGAGAAGACGCGCGAGGCCTACACCGCCCGGATCGCGTTCGAGGACGCGGAGGGGAACACGGTCGGGATGATCTCCGCCCGTGCCCCGAGCGTCACCGCGTTCGGCACGGTGAAGAACGCGATCGTCACCAACAACACCATCAAGACCGCGATGGGCGGCGACCCCGTGAACCTCTCCGACCGGGAGACCTACTCGGTCACGGTGCGGTGCCACGACCCCTCCGGCGAGATCTACTTCCTCACGTTCACGAGGAACGCGCTCCGCCTCTCCTCCTACGAGAGCGACGACATCCTCGACACCGTCGAGCAGTGGGCAGACACCGTCGCCGCGCTCGGGTGAGGGGTGCATCGTCCCCGGGGGATGCGGGTCATGGCCGGAGGTCTCCTCTTTCTCCTCGGCGTGGCGTGCGGCGGGCTGCTCATGCTCTTTGCGATCCTCCGGGTCATCCTCGGGATGCGCGGGCGGGAGGAGGACGGGCGGGGGCGGTGATCCCCCGCCTCCCCCTCTTTTTCCCAGGGGGGCAGGGACGACGGGGCCTCCGGTTTTCCGCCGGGCACCCGTGGCTGCCATG of Methanolinea sp. contains these proteins:
- a CDS encoding cupin domain-containing protein, giving the protein MDDGADPPGGEKRQKKKRDELLGKVFVLKDLVDYQEGTVASRMIVDRDAGSITVFSFDEDEGLSEHTAPYDAVVTILEGECEVWVAGTTHRMREGETIIFPANVPHALSAVTRFKMVLTMIRG
- a CDS encoding NAC family transcription factor — translated: MPGEEKEGIYCTVCGGIPPDQVKIRKVVIDGKETGIDRLDWILADVSSLGLQDDDAITDAIVERVQKFNYIPGKKMAEYRAALLREYKAFRSGRRAGVDDGA
- a CDS encoding HD domain-containing protein, with the protein product MERDALSAIHLAAGIAARAHAGQARKDGITPYIVHPARVATLAARFGGDHVAIVSAWLHDVFEDCAPGACAAARKEIGALPLPEGEARAVMAIVEALTKDPSLPKEVQIPDSLDRILAAPPQAVLVKLCDRIDNLLDAELRGGGFKEAYFRKSHLVLERLRDAGVRHGYGGAVAVMEALLGE